The following coding sequences are from one Triticum aestivum cultivar Chinese Spring chromosome 5A, IWGSC CS RefSeq v2.1, whole genome shotgun sequence window:
- the LOC123105538 gene encoding protein FAR1-RELATED SEQUENCE 5 has translation MMRIRTLMWMNGRSKTQYHHFGDVITFDPTYKTNLYDMPFGLFVGVNNHFQSVLYAGVLMRDETEDTFKWIFDEFVKMMGGKKPITILTDQARAMEKAIEEVYPESTHRWCKWHVLKKAKENLGAHYTKKSDFRAEFHKLVHEMLTIDEFEDGWAALLDKYSLKTNPYLVQIYETRQKWAKPYFAGKFCARQTSTGRSESANHMLKQYVPPSCSMNLFVKQYNKLQFDREQEEGFQEKRTRLSHVVLKVNTSLEVHASKIYTRKMFEIFGGILYESGMYDVEEIIEKQKYIVTHRRAELCEKWFKCRFEVNVSNNLGYFSCICGLFEHMGMVCCHSLQVMVLLRLKQIPSRHILKRWSIHGRDNLPAHLKHYQQDMGLSDAPTFRHSALYITALEVANMGDRNPAASEFMMTGLVELRTRGAEVCAFNDGLGVVEQQVSNNVVLGGPNSKFFNGKTSCSVRSVEGNRTKSRDAASVSMHPPISQASEASCPNGDGYNSDFFEAASSLMPNVEQELLAPERKNKQGGPTTSRDKLLMRKTSPRDLGSVPSAGAKVTKPALALIKVISPKRKGRWPHAANAGFQGTEG, from the exons ATGATGAGGATACGGACCCTTATGTGGATGAACGGGCGTAGCAAAACACAGTACCATCACTTCGGTGACGTTATCACCTTCGACCCGACATACAAAACAAACCTGTATGATATGCCATTTGGTCTGTTTGTGGGGGTGAATAATCATTTTCAGAGTGTGCTTTATGCGGGGGTTTTGATGCGAGACGAGACCGAGGATACATTCAAATGGATTTTTGATGAGTTCGTGAAGATGATGGGTGGTAAAAAACCAATTACAATTCTAACAG ATCAAGCTAGAGCCATGGAAAAGGCAATCGAGGAGGTGTATCCTGAATCCACGCATCGCTGGTGCAAATGGCACGTGCTGAAGAAGGCCAAAGAAAACCTGGGTGCTCATTACACCAAGAAGTCAGATTTCAGGGCTGAATTCCACAAGCTTGTGCATGAGATGCTGACTATTGATGAATTCGAGGACGGCTGGGCAGCATTGCTTGACAAATATTCACTGAAAACAAATCCATATCTCGTGCAGATCTACGAGACTAGGCAGAAGTGGGCAAAACCTTACTTTGCCGGGAAATTCTGTGCTCGCCAAACTAGCACTGGCAGGAGTGAGAGTGCAAACCATATGCTGAAGCAGTATGTCCCCCCGTCATGCTCAATGAATCTATTTGTCAAGCAATACAACAAGCTCCAGTTCGACCGAGAACAGGAGGAAGGATTCCAGGAGAAACGTACTAGACTG AGTCATGTTGTGCTGAAGGTGAACACCTCTCTTGAAGTACACGCAAGCAAGATATATACTAGGAAGATGTTTGAGATTTTTGGTGGCATACTGTATGAATCTGGAATGTATGATGTCGAAGAAATCATAGAGAAGCAGAAATACATAGTGACACACCGGAGAGCCGAGCTCTGTGAGAAGTGGTTCAAGTGCCGGTTTGAAGTCAACGTGTCTAATAACCTTGGTTATTTCTCGTGCATTTGCGGTCTGTTTGAGCACATGGGCATGGTTTGCTGTCACTCGCTACAG GTGATGGTTCTACTACGCCTGAAGCAGATACCTTCGAGGCATATACTGAAAAGGTGGAGCATACACGGCAGAGACAACCTGCCAGCGCATCTGAAGCACTATCAACAAGACATGGGTCTGTCGGATGCGCCCACTTTCAGGCATTCTGCTCTGTACATCACTGCCCTGGAGGTTGCAAATATGGGGGACAGGAACCCGGCAGCTTCTGAGTTTATGATGACAGGCCTGGTTGAACTTAGAACAAGAGGCGCCGAGGTGTGCGCGTTCAATGACGGCCTTGGCGTCGTTGAGCAACAGGTATCCAACAATGTAGTTCTTGGCGGTCCAAACTCAAAGTTTTTCAACGGCAAGACATCTTGCTCCGTAAGAAGTGTGGAAGGCAATCGAACTAAATCACGCGATGCCGCGTCTGTGTCTATGCATCCTCCAATTAGCCAGGCCTCAGAAGCATCATGCCCAAATGGTGATGGGTACAATTCAGATTTCTTTGAAGCCGCGTCCAGCCTGATGCCCAATGTTGAACAAGAACTGCTTGCCCCGGAAAGAAAAAACAAACAAGGCGGGCCAACCACTAGCCGTGATAAACTCCTTATGAGAAAGACATCGCCAAGAGATCTAGGTTCTGTTCCATCTGCAGGGGCAAAGGTCACAAAGCCAGCACTTGCCCTGATCAAGGTGATATCcccaaaaaggaaaggaaggtggcCACATGCGGCAAATGCAGGGTTCCAGGGCACCGAAGGATGA
- the LOC123108119 gene encoding uncharacterized protein isoform X1, whose amino-acid sequence MPHVYGCVLVLQVLHFDSVDCSAFVNPDLSVRPRIRFFTAGKIGRLILGNTIPGTVPKQYGVMKARVVPTQNLLWDTTHVRRKIAEAKAFINRSLHEHSLASTERNKKFSQRLSELNSGAICFVNNNMRKEIEMHMENERVVTRRHMEALIKYVDELGLGDFGNDLKQQLIAVAAQTGAYSGTGEGTSRNEALNPGQSIPAAGVLRPVAIRPEPVHPPVPNCEPLQHIDSVSSLMLPGEVEVDEMANPVLPSVPIRMSMGSFGQFYLNGGLANVPRPDENMGFVHLGKRKERDFDEGGEIIIYEGKRAPPIELNLLSSFGADNSSSSSVPCMHHGRSPFSIPGFTYEFVSPAVANKGWENMTQC is encoded by the exons ATGCCCCACGTGTACGGATGCGTATTAGTGTTGCAG GTGCTCCACTTTGACTCTGTTGACTGCTCTGCGTTTGTCAATCCCGATCTGTCCGTGCGTCCAAGAATAAGGTTCTTCACAGCTGGCAAAATCGGCAGACTTATACTTGGCAACACCATCCCAGGCACTGTTCCTAAGCAGTACGGTGTGATGAAG GCTAGGGTGGTGCCAACTCAAAACCTCCTGTGGGACACGACACATGTCAGGCGCAAAATCGCAGAG GCTAAAGCTTTTATAAACAGGTCGCTGCATGAACACTCGCTGGCTAGTACAGAGCGCAACAAGAAGTTTTCCCAGAGGCTATCTGAGCTTAACAGCGGGGCCATTTGTTTTGTGAACAACAACATGCGCAAGGAGATTGAAATGCACATGGAAAATGAGAGGGTAGTGACGAGGAGGCACATGGAAGCTTTAATTAAGTACGTTGATGAGCTGGGCCTGGGAGACTTTGGAAACGACCTAAAACAGCAACTCATTGCTGTGGCGGCTCAAACAG GTGCCTACAGCGGGACTGGAGAAGGGACGAGCCGAAATGAAGCATTAAATCCTGGCCAATCCATTCCTGCAGCGGGTGTGCTCCGTCCTG TTGCCATTCGTCCTGAACCAGTGCATCCCCCGGTCCCCAATTGCGAGCCCCTGCAGCATATTGATAGTG TTTCATCCTTAATGCTGCCCGGGGAGGTTGAGGTAGACGAGATGGCCAATCCAGTATTGCCAAGCGTGCCAATTCGTATGTCCATGGGGTCTTTTGGACAGTTTTATCTAAATGGTGGCCTAGCTAATGTGCCACGGCCTGATGAAAACATGGGGTTTGTGCACCTGGGGAAGAGAAAAGAAAGAGACTTTGATGAGGGGGGTGAGATAATTATTTACGAGGGGAAAC GCGCCCCTCCTATAGAATTGAATCTGTTGTCAAGTTTTGGAGCTGACAACTCTAGCAGCAGCTCCGTGCCATGCATGCATCACGGGAGATCTCCATTCAGCATACCTGGCTTCACTTATGAGTTTGTTTCACCAGCAGTCGCCAACAAAGGATGGGAAAACATGACTCAGTGCTGA
- the LOC123108119 gene encoding uncharacterized protein isoform X2: MKARVVPTQNLLWDTTHVRRKIAEAKAFINRSLHEHSLASTERNKKFSQRLSELNSGAICFVNNNMRKEIEMHMENERVVTRRHMEALIKYVDELGLGDFGNDLKQQLIAVAAQTGAYSGTGEGTSRNEALNPGQSIPAAGVLRPVAIRPEPVHPPVPNCEPLQHIDSVSSLMLPGEVEVDEMANPVLPSVPIRMSMGSFGQFYLNGGLANVPRPDENMGFVHLGKRKERDFDEGGEIIIYEGKRAPPIELNLLSSFGADNSSSSSVPCMHHGRSPFSIPGFTYEFVSPAVANKGWENMTQC, translated from the exons ATGAAG GCTAGGGTGGTGCCAACTCAAAACCTCCTGTGGGACACGACACATGTCAGGCGCAAAATCGCAGAG GCTAAAGCTTTTATAAACAGGTCGCTGCATGAACACTCGCTGGCTAGTACAGAGCGCAACAAGAAGTTTTCCCAGAGGCTATCTGAGCTTAACAGCGGGGCCATTTGTTTTGTGAACAACAACATGCGCAAGGAGATTGAAATGCACATGGAAAATGAGAGGGTAGTGACGAGGAGGCACATGGAAGCTTTAATTAAGTACGTTGATGAGCTGGGCCTGGGAGACTTTGGAAACGACCTAAAACAGCAACTCATTGCTGTGGCGGCTCAAACAG GTGCCTACAGCGGGACTGGAGAAGGGACGAGCCGAAATGAAGCATTAAATCCTGGCCAATCCATTCCTGCAGCGGGTGTGCTCCGTCCTG TTGCCATTCGTCCTGAACCAGTGCATCCCCCGGTCCCCAATTGCGAGCCCCTGCAGCATATTGATAGTG TTTCATCCTTAATGCTGCCCGGGGAGGTTGAGGTAGACGAGATGGCCAATCCAGTATTGCCAAGCGTGCCAATTCGTATGTCCATGGGGTCTTTTGGACAGTTTTATCTAAATGGTGGCCTAGCTAATGTGCCACGGCCTGATGAAAACATGGGGTTTGTGCACCTGGGGAAGAGAAAAGAAAGAGACTTTGATGAGGGGGGTGAGATAATTATTTACGAGGGGAAAC GCGCCCCTCCTATAGAATTGAATCTGTTGTCAAGTTTTGGAGCTGACAACTCTAGCAGCAGCTCCGTGCCATGCATGCATCACGGGAGATCTCCATTCAGCATACCTGGCTTCACTTATGAGTTTGTTTCACCAGCAGTCGCCAACAAAGGATGGGAAAACATGACTCAGTGCTGA